One region of Oryzias latipes chromosome 6, ASM223467v1 genomic DNA includes:
- the pskh1 gene encoding serine/threonine-protein kinase H1: MGCRNSKVLPEPPGDVQLDLVKKVDPVQPPHTDIYRHFIRGDGTASKMGATGGAAGDKSDCTIASRVKATTPTASALPAKDPSEVPDPQRKKVAKYRAKFDPRVTAKYDIKALIGRGSFSRVVRVEHKSTRQPYAIKMIETRYREGREVCESELCVLRRVRHTNIIQLMEVFETAERVYMVMELATGGELFDRIIARGSFTERDATRVLTMVLDGVKYLHTLGITHRDLKPENLLYYHPGADSKIIITDFGLASSRKKGDECLMKTTCGTPEYIAPEILVRKPYTNAVDMWALGVISYILLSGTMPFEDENRMRLYWQILKGKCSFSGEPWPNVSNLAKDFVERILTVEPSQRMTASQALKHPWIVTMAAASSMKNLQRCISENLLKRASSRCHSTKSAQSTRSSRSTKSNKARRVREKELRELNRRYQQQYNG, translated from the exons GTGGACCCTGTCCAGCCCCCTCACACTGACATCTATAGGCACTTCATACGAGGTGACGGCACAGCCAGCAAGATGGGTGCAACCGGCGGAGCGGCAGGTGACAAGTCAGACTGCACCATCGCGAGTCGAGTCAAAGCAACCACGCCCACCGCTTCAGCCCTGCCCGCCAAAGACCCGTCTGAAGTGCCGGATCCGCAGAGGAAGAAGGTGGCGAAGTACCGAGCAAAGTTCGACCCCCGGGTCACGGCAAAGTACGACATCAAGGCCCTGATCGGGCGCGGAAGTTTCAGCCGCGTGGTCCGCGTGGAGCACAAGAGCACGCGGCAGCCGTACGCCATCAAGATGATCGAGACGCGTTACCGGGAGGGGCGTGAAGTGTGCGAGTCCGAGCTGTGCGTCCTGCGTCGAGTCCGTCACACGAACATAATCCAGCTGATGGAGGTGTTTGAGACGGCGGAGCGGGTCTACATGGTGATGGAGCTGGCCACGGGGGGAGAGCTGTTCGACCGCATCATCGCTCGCGGCTCCTTCACGGAGCGGGACGCCACGCGGGTCCTGACGATGGTGCTGGATGGCGTCAAGTATCTCCACACTTTGGGGATCACTCATCGAGACCTGAAGCCGGAGAACCTGCTGTACTACCACCCCGGCGCCGACTCCAAGATCATCATCACCGACTTTGGGCTGGCCAGCAGCAGGAAGAAGGGAGACGAATGCCTGATGAAGACCACGTGTGGCACTCCTGAGTACATTGCCCCTGAGATCTTGGTGAGGAAGCCCTATACAAACGCGGTGGATATGTGGGCTCTGGGCGTGATTTCCTACATCCTGCTGAGCGGCACCATGCCCTTCGAGGACGAGAACCGCATGAGGCTCTACTGGCAGATCCTGAAGGGGAAGTGCAGCTTCTCTGGAGAG CCGTGGCCCAACGTGTCCAACCTGGCCAAAGACTTTGTGGAGCGAATTCTCACGGTGGAGCCAAGCCAGCGGATGACGGCCAGTCAGGCCCTCAAGCACCCCTGGATTGTCACCATGGCGGCCGCCTCCTCCATGAAGAACCTGCAGCGCTGCATCTCTGAGAACCTCCTGAAGCGCGCCTCCTCACGTTGCCACAGCACTAAGTCCGCTCAGTCCACGCGCTCCAGCCGCTCCACCAAGTCCAACAAAGCCCGCAGGGTCCGGGAGAAGGAGCTGCGCGAGCTGAACCGCCGCTACCAGCAGCAGTACAACGGCTAA
- the mbtps1 gene encoding membrane-bound transcription factor site-1 protease: MLLFPVLVSMFVGLLAALLPAVGTEPEQGAKPTIGSTLLPLPSPHDSNCSHLTVKLEFSSEVVEHEYIVAFTGYFSAKARSLYISSALRGSRDQQLEWHVVPRENPASDFPSDFELVHIRQASPSSLLTLEDHPYIKRVTPQRKVFRTLKYAPSPEPAAPCNAKPVTQKWQSSRPFRRTSLSLGSGFWHATGRHSSRRLLRAIPRHVAQILQADVLWQMGHTGSGVKVAVFDTGLSEKHPHFKNVKERTNWTNEKTLDDGLGHGTFVAGVIASMRECQGFAPDSELHIFRVFTNNQVSYTSWFLDAFNYAILKKIDVLNLSIGGPDFMDHPFVDKVWELTANKVIMVSAIGNDGPLYGTLNNPADQMDVIGVGGIDFEDNIARFSSRGMTTWELPGGYGRVKPDIVTYGSGVRGSGLKEGCRSLSGTSVASPVVAGAVTLLASTVLNRELVNPASMKQALIASARRLPGVNMFEQGHGKLDLIRAYQILNSYRPQASLSPSYIDLTECPYMWPYCSQPIYYGGMPTIVNVTILNGMGVTGRIIDKPIWQPYLPQNGDHIDVAISYSPVLWPWAGYLAVSISVAKKAASWEGVAQGHVMVTVASPAENDSDVGELTSTVKLPIKVKIVPTPPRSKRVLWDQYHNLRYPPGYFPRDNLRMKNDPLDWNGDHIHTNFRDMYQHLRSMGYFVEVLGAPITCFDASQYGTLLMVDGEEEYFPEEITKLRRDVDNGLSLIVFSDWYNTSVMRKVKFYDENTRQWWMPDTGGANVPALNDLISVWGMAFSDGLYEGDFSLADHDMYYASGCSIARFPEDGIVIAKNLKDQGLEVLKQETAVVEGVPILGLYQTPSEGGGRIVLYGDSNCIDDSHRQKDCFWLLDALLQYTSYSMTPPSLSHSHSRVSPPTGSEHPLPQRLEGNHLYRYSKVLEAHLGDPKPRPLPACPHLSWAKPQPLNETAPSNLWKHQKLLSVDLDKVALPNVKSYRPQVRPLSPGESGAWDIPGGIMPGRYNQEVGQTIPVFAFLGAMVVLSFFVVQLTKAKSKPKRRKPRIKRPTYLQQQTSTGKTPTV, from the exons ATGCTCCTGTTTCCCGTCTTGGTGTCCATGTTTGTGGGGTTGCTGGCAGCCCTTCTGCCTGCAGTGGGGACGGAGCCGGAGCAGGGGGCCAAGCCAACCATTGGCTCCACTCTGCTTCCCCTCCCCTCTCCGCATGACTCCAACTGCTCCCACCTGACCGTCAAACTGGAGTTCTCCTCTGAGGTGGTGGAGCATG AGTACATCGTAGCGTTTACTGGCTATTTCTCAGCCAAAGCTCGCAGTCTGTACATCAGCAGCGCCCTTCGGGGTTCCCGCGACCAACAGCTGGAGTGGCACGTTgttcccagagaaaaccccGCCTCCGACTTCCCCAGCGACTTTGAGCTGGTCCACATCCGCCAGGCCTCCCCAAGCAGCCTGCTGACCTTGGAGGACCACCCTTACATCAAGAGGGTGACGCCGCAACGCAAAGTGTTCCGCACCCTGAAATATGCTCCCT CACCTGAACCAGCGGCGCCCTGCAACGCCAAACCCGTGACCCAAAAGTGGCAGTCTTCGCGGCCTTTCAGGAGAACCAGCCTGTCGCTCGGTTCAGGCTTCTGGCACGCGACGGGGCGCCACTCCAGCCGGCGCCTGCTGAGAGCAATCCCGCGACACGTGGCCCAGATCCTGCAGGCAGATGTGCTCTGGCAGATGGGACACACTG GTTCTGGAGTGAAGGTGGCCGTGTTCGACACGGGTCTGAGTGAGAAACATCCACACTTTAAGAACGTGAAGGAGAGGACCAACTGGACGAACGAGAAGACACTGGATGATG GACTGGGTCATGGTACATTTGTAGCAGGAGTTATAGCCAGTATGAGGGAGTGTCAGGGCTTTGCCCCCGATTCAGAACTGCACATCTTCAGGGTGTTCACCAACAACCAG GTTTCATACACTTCGTGGTTCTTGGATGCTTTTAACTACGCTATCCTGAAGAAGATCGATGTTCTCAACCTCAGCATCGGGGGACCGGACTTCATGGACCATCCATTTGTCGACAAG GTGTGGGAGCTGACAGCCAACAAGGTCATCATGGTTTCTGCGATCGGTAACGACGGGCCTCTGTATGG AACCCTAAACAATCCAGCTGACCAGATGGACGTGATCGGGGTTGGAGGAATTGACTTTGAGGACAACATTGCTAGATTTTCCTCTAGAGGCATGACCACGTGG GAGCTGCCCGGGGGCTACGGCAGAGTAAAGCCTGACATCGTCACCTACGGCTCTGGAGTTCGGGGCTCTGGTCTGAAGGAAGGGTGTCGCTCTCTGTCCGGCACCAGTGTGGCCTCTCCTGTGGTGGCGGGGGCTGTCACACTGCTGGCCAG CACCGTCCTAAACCGCGAGCTGGTGAACCCGGCCTCCATGAAGCAGGCTCTGATCGCCTCGGCGCGCAGGCTGCCGGGGGTCAACATGTTTGAGCAGGGCCATGGCAAACTGGACCTGATCCGAGCTTACCAGATCCTGAACAGCTACAGACCCCAGGCCAG TCTTTCTCCGAGCTACATTGACCTGACAGAGTGTCCATACATGTGGCCTTACTGCTCTCAGCCCATTTACTATGGAGGGATGCCCACCATCGTCAACGTGACCATCCTCAATGGCATGGGAGTCACCGGCAGAATCATCGACAAG CCCATCTGGCAGCCGTACCTTCCCCAGAACGGCGACCACATTGATGTGGCAATCTCGTACTCCCCCGTGCTTTGGCCGTGGGCTGGTTATCTGGCCGTGTCCATTTCTGTGGCCAAGAAGGCGGCATCGTGGGAGGGGGTGGCTCAGGGCCACGTGATGGTCACAGTGGCTTCTCCTGCAGAGAATGAC TCAGATGTGGGAGAGTTGACCTCCACAGTCAAACTACCCATCAAGGTAAAGATTGTCCCCACCCCGCCTCGCAGCAAGAGGGTGCTGTGGGACCAGTATCACAACCTGCGCTACCCACCCGGGTACTTTCCCCGAGACAACCTCCGCATGAAGAACGATCCGTTGGACTG GAACGGGGACCACATCCATACCAACTTCAGGGACATGTACCAGCACCTGAGGAGCATGGGTTACTTTGTAGAGGTGCTGGGAGCCCCCATCACATGCTTTGATGCCAGCCAGTACG GAACACTCCTGATGGTTGACGGTGAGGAAGAGTATTTCCCCGAGGAGATCACCAAGCTGAGGAGGGACGTCGACAACGGGCTGTCACTCATCGTCTTCAGTGACTGGTACAACACGTCTGTGATGAGGAAGGTCAAGTTCTACGACGAGAACACCAG GCAGTGGTGGATGCCAGACACAGGGGGCGCTAACGTACCAGCTCTGAATGACTTGATCTCAGTGTGGGGGATGGCTTTCAGCGATGGGCTGTATGAGGGAGACTTCAGCCTGGCAGATCATGACA tgtaCTATGCCTCGGGCTGCAGCATCGCCCGTTTCCCAGAAGATGGGATTGTGATTGCCAAGAACCTGAAGGACCAAG GTCTGGAAGTGTTAAAGCAGGAAACGGCCGTGGTGGAGGGAGTTCCCATCCTAGGACTGTACCAGACGCCGTCTGAGGGTGGCGGCCGGATCGTTTTGTACGGCGACTCTAACTGTATTGACGATAGCCACAGGCAGAAAG ACTGTTTCTGGCTGTTGGATGCACTGCTGCAGTACACCTCCTACAGTATGACCCCTCCCAGCCTTAGCCACTCGCACAGCAGGGTATCGCCTCCCACTGGTTCAGAGCACCCACTGCCACAGAGACTGGAAG GCAACCATCTCTACCGCTACTCCAAAGTTCTAGAGGCTCACCTGGGAGAcccaaagccccgcccccttccagCCTGTCCCCACCTGTCATGGGCAAAGCCACAGCCCCTTAATGAGACAGCCCCCAG TAACCTGTGGAAACACCAGAAGCTCCTGTCTGTGGATCTGGACAAAGTGGCTCTGCCCAACGTGAAGTCGTACCGGCCCCAGGTCCGACCCCTGTCCCCGGGGGAGAGCGGGGCCTGGGACATCCCCGGAG